In the Schistocerca gregaria isolate iqSchGreg1 chromosome 6, iqSchGreg1.2, whole genome shotgun sequence genome, one interval contains:
- the LOC126278795 gene encoding protein IWS1 homolog, whose translation MQQLGETHNADLPLGPLDTESEEADPLLEALDGESEEADPSPGWLDGESEDADLSLGTLDRESEEAYPSTEVQHRVSQDMMQQQGERQDADLPLGMLDGESEEDYPSLDVQHRGSQDTMQQQGERPGADQPLRALDESEKADQLQGWLDRECKDADLSIGALDRESEQAYPSLQVHHRVIQDTMQQLGETHNADLPLGPLDTESEEADPLLEALDGESEEADPSPGWLDGESEDADLSLGTLDRESEEAYPSTEVQHRVSQDMMQQQGERQDADLPLGMLDGESEEDYPSLDVQHRGSQDTMQQQGERPGADQPLRALDGESE comes from the exons ATGCAGCAGCTGGGAGAGACCCATAATGCTGATCTGCCACTGGGGCCACTGGACACAGAGAGCGAGGAGGCTGATCCATTGTTGGAGGCGCTGGACGGAGAGAGCGAGGAGGCTGATCCTTCGCCGGGGTGGCTGGATGGAGAGAGCGAGGATGCAGATCTGTCACTGGGGACGCTGGACAGAGAGAGCGAAGAGGCCTATCCGTCGACAGAGGTGCAACACAGAGTGAGTCAGGACATGATGCAGCAACAGGGAGAGAGACAGGATGCTGATCTGCCACTGGGGATGCTGGATGGAGAGAGCGAAGAGGATTATCCATCGCTGGATGTGCAGCACAGAGGGAGTCAGGACACGATGCAACAGCAGGGAGAGAGACCGGGTGCTGATCAGCCACTGAGGGCGCTAGACG AGAGCGAGAAGGCTGATCAGTTGCAGGGGTGGCTGGACAGAGAGTGCAAGGATGCTGATCTGTCAATTGGGGCACTGGACAGAGAGAGCGAGCAGGCCTATCCGTCACTGCAGGTGCACCACAGAGTGATTCAGGACACGATGCAGCAGCTGGGAGAGACCCATAATGCTGATCTGCCACTGGGGCCACTGGACACAGAGAGCGAGGAGGCTGATCCATTGTTGGAGGCGCTGGACGGAGAGAGCGAGGAGGCTGATCCTTCGCCGGGGTGGCTGGATGGAGAGAGCGAGGATGCAGATCTGTCACTGGGGACGCTGGACAGAGAGAGCGAAGAGGCCTATCCGTCGACAGAGGTGCAACACAGAGTGAGTCAGGACATGATGCAGCAACAGGGAGAGAGACAGGATGCTGATCTGCCACTGGGGATGCTGGATGGAGAGAGCGAAGAGGATTATCCATCGCTGGATGTGCAGCACAGAGGGAGTCAGGACACGATGCAACAGCAGGGAGAGAGACCGGGTGCTGATCAGCCACTGAGGGCGCTAGACGGTGAGAGCGAGTAG